The DNA sequence TATTTAGTGGgtgatttatttaatttgaaaaggaTGGAGGGCAATTAAGGAAAATGGAccaaattgatttttgaaaagcAATAATCAACCTCAATAATGCATATGGTCATACAGctcaatttgttttttcatccccaaataaaataatgctttatttatatatatatatatttaaaataatgtgcatctttttgaaaaatattatttaaatatttttattaatatctttaaacatttttaaaattttttttaccattaatactatatttaaaaaatatgtacgctctttatatatatatatatatatatatatattattatttattaaagtatTTAGACTcgttaaattgaaaatttataaattaaatttaaatttatctaatttctaaaaacGGTAGAttaatcaatttcatttttcaaccaataatgtgaaataaaggactttaaaagaaaaagaagacgaGGCAAAAAacgactaagactccaaaaaaaaaggagttgagcctcgattaaggggagacgtactttattcgaggagaggtgttggatgaaagtcccacggctaatttagagaatgatcatgagtttataatcaaagaatactatcttcattcgTATGAGGCGTTTTGGGGAAGccgaaagcaaagccatgagaacttatgctcaaagtggacaatatcgtaccattgtagagagttgtgttcatctaacatgactttgtcatttcttttcctatatttttctttcgacaattttaaaatttttaattttgtgtcggTTAAAGTCAAATTGGATGGAGGAAGTCAAAAAGATTGAATTCCATTGGGCCCAAACATTATTACAAGTTCTTCCTTTGAAAGGTTTATATGTGAGCTTAGTATCTATAACAAAATTTCCTAAGCTCTCGAACATCGAACACTTTTTGAACATCGAAATTCTTCAAACGTCATAAATTTTTCGGTCTGAAGATTCAATCTCAAGAACAAGCTACAATGTAACAACTCGATTTTCTAAGACCTCTGTTTAGGGTCATTGTTACATCCCTACGATTTTCATTTGATGGCTATTTTCGTTAGCGTTTTTCAGTCGTGCAAAGCCTCTTCCTTCACCTATCGTCAACTAGAAGGACACCTTGTGGGAATGAATTCGATCTTTCTCGATCTCTccaattctttcttttgtcaCACTATAGTGCATTATTCTCATTCATGCACCCATCTTTTACTCGGGCATCATATTCCTACCAACTTCTTCAGTTTGTCTCCAAaggtaacggcccagatccacggCTAGCATTTATCTCCAAATGTAACGGTCCAGATCCacggctagcagatattgtcctcttcgagctttccttttcaggctttccctcaaggctttaaaacgtgtctgctagtggaaggttttcacacccttataaagggtgttttattctcctcccaaccaatgtgggacatcacaccaAACCACATACTATTGGGAGAGACATCTCTCTAGTACTATTTGTAGCACCCCATGTTCATGATACTGATTATGATTCAAAATTCGGGTTCGACACTTGATGGCTCCAACATTGCCTTGCATCCTTTATGACATAGTCACGTTACTTATTTCTCGCTTTTAAGAGTGAATACTATCCCACGAACCAACACATGTCCTTTAAGCATGCTCTGGTTAGAGGCAAATTCGAATCTAAATTCTTGTTCCAATCCTATTATATAGAATGATCGAGTTAAGCCAAAGTACAAACTCTGTACATAAAATCCTATACGAGTTCCTttgaagaggtttccacaaccttgGGTCCAAGGTTCGAGTCATATCATGTGAtgtccacattggttggggaggagaacaaaccaccatttatagtgtggaaaccttcccctagtagacgcattttaaagccttgaggggaagcccgaaagggaaagcccaaaaggacaatatctgctagcggtagatctggggtgttacaaatggtattagagccaaacaccggacgatgtgccagctttctcgctgttccccgaagggggtagacacgaggcggtgtgccagtaaggacgctgtgccccaaagagggtggatttgggggcggtcccacatcgattgagggaggaaagagtgccaacgagaagTGCCAATGAAGACGCTggagacaccggacgatgtgccagctttctcgctgttccccgaagggggtagacacgaggcggtgtgccagtaaggacgctgtgccccaaagagggtggatttgggggcggtcccacatcgattgagggaggaaagagtgccaacgagaagTGCCAATGAAGACGCTggagacaccggacgatgtgccagctttctcgctgttccccgaagggggtagacacgaggcggtgtgccagtaaggacgctgtgccccaaagagggtggatttgggggcggtcccacatcgattgagggaggaaagagtgccaacgagaagTGCCAATGAAGACGCTAGACCACgaaggagggtgaattgtgatgtcccacattcgTATCCACCCTGGGGagattaatattttctataatttagtattttaaaagtttttttttggagcctattaagtataaaataaaacaatttttctttcCCAAAAGGGCAATGACTCAATCGAAAGTAACGAAACCTCAGGAGGGTAAAACAgtcatttcaaacaaaaaccctaatttgttGGCTCGCTAGGGCTTCCTCTCCTCAACATAAAAACCAAACACCAATCCGGAGAACGGCGGGTAGTCCTACGCTCTACATTTCTTCTTCGCAATTTGCTTCGATCAAAATTCACGTTCGAAGATCAAACAATGGGAGTTTTCACCTTCGTTTGTCGGAAATCCGGTGGCGAGTGGACCGCCAATCAGTACTCAGGCGACCTTGAAGGTTCCGCCGCTTCAACCTATGATCTCCAGAGGAAGCTCGTTGCGTCTGCTCTCTCTGTCGATTCCTCCGGTGGCGTTCAGTCCTCATTCTCTTACGTTTCTCCCAGCTCCGCCGTTTTTCAGGTATTCTTCGTTTTCTCTGCTGGATATTCGCTGAAATAGGCAAAAAGTTGTCGAGATTATCAACACATGTTCTGTTTTACCCGTTTCTCTAGTGGATTCTTcgaatatatttgattttattgctTGATTGTTCTCGATCTCACGCATTTACTCTTTTatgtttgatttggttattctcagtatttaactgattgtgtttttttttttccgtcgATTTGCAATGACGGGATTATCTTTACCtagttttttcctttttgatgTGTGAGTGTTACTTTAAGTTCGATCTGTAGGGTAATGTTGTTCATTTGCGAATATGGATTTTGATTATGAATTTGTTCAATCAGCAGACCTCCAAAATTTTTCTCAATATATGAACACATTTTGCATTTTGAATCATTTCATTGCTGGCAATCATATATCTAGTATGTTCATTGCCGTGTTTCTTGATTTGGTTACAAGTTATCTGCATTCACCCTAACTTTTACATTGCAATTAAACTTCTTTGAATAAGAAATTCTGATATTGTGTGATTCCTTGTTGGTAAGCTTTCTAGCAAAGTTAGATAGTATCTGACTGTATTCCTGCCTGTTATTGCCTACCATGTACGTCTACCCTAAACCTTATTATTTCAGGTGATCATTGGTGGTGCTAGTGGCGGTGGTATCATTAGTGGCGGAGCAGCGGCAGCCGCCCCTGCTGGAGGAGCTGCACCAGCTGCAGAAGCCCCAGCTCCAGCGAAGGAGGAGGTGAAGGAAGAGAGTGATGATGATGACCTTGGCTTTTCACTTTTTGATTAATTGGTATAATTACTTGTTATTGTTTatcaatctcacaatttttagcactaaaatcttctcttcaGGATATTATGTCTATGCACTTACTTGAATTTGCCAGTTCATTAGCTGTTCTTGTTAAGGACATGAAATTTTGCTACTGATCTTTGTTAAATGGTTGAGAATTAGATGTGTTCTTTCTGATTACCTTCCACTGATTTATTTTTCGGTACGTAGAGATGTCTATATAGCCCGTGGAGTCTGGATTTTGTGAGTACCTATTATCATATTTCACTTAACCAAGATTGTGGGCTAACCCGCCTTATAACCATCCTACCCGGTTTCTTCCTACCTGGTTTCTTGGCCTTATAACCATCCTACCCGGTTTCTTCCTACCTGGTTTCTTGGCCTTATAACCATCCTACCCGGTTTCTTGGTTTGAAGCTTTGCGTCGGCTTATTCTAGATGCAcataaataagaacaaaaggaATAGTATAAATGTAGCAATATGAGCCAATTTGAGCATGGTTTAGACTGTAATCTTCctgaaaactcaaaattttcgaTTTCGCTCTTTGGACTAAAATGAGTCAATTTTTGAATCCCCTCTCTACACTATTGCATTCAGTCAAGTCGCTcgattttcattaatatcagCTTCAGCTATGCCTTTGATCGAAGAACTATCTAACTCGCTCCTGAAAAGGGTTAGAAAAATACATTCAAGTTACTTCATATCAATCTAAGTTAGATTTCAACTAAATACATCTTCTGAAGCCAATTTCTAACCTTTctaacccaaccaaaaaagaacaaataaattcTAAGCTACAAATAAAGCATTTGTAAAATTATGTTCCAAATCCCACTTAAACCCTATTGTGGCTATCATCTCCTTTTGTCCTTTGCTTAAGAAGATCACTATATCCATCAGCAGAACTGATAGCAAACTCAGTCAATGAGCTCACAGCAAATGACAATCCAGCACACAGCACTCTTATAGCTACTTCAGCCATTTTTTCAGCACTCATTTCATCTTCAACTTTCCCAAACTCCACCATTTCCATGTTCCCGCTCGATCCCTCCGCTCCCCCAGAACTCTGTGACCCGACTTGTATCCGGTGAGCGTCGTCTCGTTGCTGTTGTTGTGCGTGGAGCGACCCCATTCCAGCAGCAAAGAAGTCAAGTCCATCTAGCACTGGCTTCTCTTGGATTTCATCCAAGACCCTCTTCCATTGGATGCAAACTCCAAAGATTGGAAGTGCTGATGCATTTGACCGACGAGGAGAAAATGGAGGCTTTGTAACGTCGGAGGAATCCGAGTTTACGCAGCGGAGAAGCCATCCGGTTATTGCGTGCATATAAGATCGTTGAGAACCAATCCATGACTCAAAACAGCTACGCCAATTCCTGAGCTCTGTCTCGAGATTGGCTGATGCACGCGCTAGCCAATTTGGCTCAATGACACGAGATGAAGAGAGCTTTCTAGCATCCAACTTCGACGGTATACCGGCAAGTAGAAGCTTCGCTTCGTCTAACGCCAGCTTCTGTAGTTGGTGACATTCTGCCATTACCTTCCACATTCTAGCTAACCTGTTCATCACAAGAACTATGATGGCTAGGTTCAAGTTTAATCAACCATGTTCAACAATGGATACTTACCCTTGAACCAACTCTTGAAGTTGAGGTTGCAGTTCTTCATCTCTTAACGTTTCGATTCGTTTCGCCACAGCTTCAACCGAGTGGATCGAAACCTTTATCTGAGTATGCAGATCTCTCATGGTAGATCTTGTTTTTTCTACTGAAGATGGATCTTCACCTTTAACGTCTTGGTTCCTCAGTTGATTACATTTTTTCTCGTACGCGATTCGAATCTTTTCTCCAGACTGTTTCATAAGACGGAAATTATAAAGATCAGTCGTCTCCGCTGCTATACCTTAAAGAAAGTTCTATAAGACATCTAGAACATGGTTTGAGGCCAAATAATCATCTTTATCACGATCGAAGAATCGGCTCGTAAGATCCGAGTAGCCTAACTGATAGTGTTGTTAGTTTTAATGCAGGAAACATTAGAAGTCAAGAGAAGATTTGAGCTACATACCCTCACTTCCTGGTAGAGCTTCTTCTCCCAAGCATATAATCTATCTAATGTTGATTGATGACCGGGTGAAAACGAACTGGATTCTTCCGATATGTCGTCGGTGCTCTCGTAACCACTTTCGTCCTTAGTTGCAGAAGAGCTGATTAGAAATCTCGATGAGGAAGAGCGAGAAGAAGCTGAGCGGAACAATGCTACTGGattcaacattttcatggcTGCAAGGAAGAATTAGACTTCATGAACAAATGATTTGAACACAAATCAcatatgtaacagcccaaacccaccgctagcagatattgtcctctttgggcttttccatgtcgggtttcccctcaaagtttttaaaacgtgtcagctagggagaggtttgcacactcttataaaggggtgttccgttctcctccccaactgatgtgggatctcacaatccacccccctcagggcccagcgtcctcgctagcacacctcTCAGTGTCCGcctcccttcgaggctcaccgtccggtgtctggctctaatatcattcgtaacagtccaagcccaccactagtagatattgtcctctttgggctttccctttcgggtttctcttcaaagtttttaaaacgcatttgctagagagaggttttcacacccttataaagggtgattcgttctcctccccaaccgacgtgggatctcactacgagaaggaaaaagaagaagtatTTGTGGAACTAACCTGTAAGTTCATTTGAGGTAGTCATGTAGGGAGCTTTTCTAGCCTCTAACAGTGCTGAGACCTCATTAGCTGAATTACAAACTGTCATAAACTGAGCTTCTATCTCTTTGATAACCTCTGCCATGTTCGTTGGCTTTCGGTTTACATAAACAGTAAAACCCGGTGTTTCGTCCTTTGATTCGAGATCGACCACTGCTGATTCTTGGCTTGTACTTGCAACAGGTCCAGCATTTTGGACTCTTGAAACGTCGATCTTCCCATTACCACGAGATCGTATGCCTTGTAGTTCATGGCCCATCTCGCTTTCATGGTTCATTTCGTCCTCGTTTTCATCCTCGTCCTCATCTTcatcctcatcttcttcatcctcgTCCACATCTTCGACAAGAACTTCCTCTCTACAACAACTTTGGCCAGTTCGTGTTCTGTCGTCCATGGTATTTACTCTATTGCTGTTGTCTTCCCACCTATAGCTATTGCCATCGTCTTCCTGCTCGGTTTCGTCTTCTTCCAGTTCAGGaatcccttcttcttctctaactTGTCTTAGCCCTCTGATCTCATCATCCATTGCCATATGATCGAGACCATTGTTCGAAGGGTAGCCGTAGTTATCCAACGACGAAAACGGATTCCAGAAGAAGTCCCATTGCGAACTTTCGGGTGTCGGTGACGGGGGAGGGATATTTGGTCTGTTGTTAGGAGAATAAGAGAAGAATGAGGAATTCATTGGTGGGGATTGCATTGGAAAGAAACCATCAAATCCATATTGATGCATAGGTGAATAAGATTGAACTCTCACTATTTCTGGTGATTGAGGTCTCTCTTCTACAGAAACTGCCCCATTTCCTCCCGATCTTAGGTAGTTTACTTTCACCACTCGATTCGGTTTTGACTCGATCGGAAGTTGTGGAAACGACCTCGGCGTTATTGATATCAGACCAGGACTTGTTTTCTTCACAGGTGTGAAAGGTGGTGTAATGAATGAATCTAACAACAACTCACGAGGTTCATATCCATCGACATACTCACGAAGAGCGGTAGATACTCGTTTTAACGACTGGATGTAGGCTAGATGTCCACAAGCTAATCGTCTCCGCTGCTCAACAGCTTGTTTGATAAAGTTCTTCCTATCTTTACAAAGTTTAACAGCCTCTTCATCTTCCAGCTTTGACATGGAACATCCCATATCTTGATTTGTCCCCTTTGTATGAAACAAGTTTGTGACACTACGAATTCGTTAGGCTCGAATCGAAACCGAAATCACGAGGATATTGCTGTGTGTTTCTTGCCAGATTCATAAGGTTTCTCTGGGCTGTTCAAGCAAAAGAAGCAACTTCAAGGCTTGAATTACTTGAGTATTTCAAAAAAGTATCCTAAATGCACACACAAAACAAGGAAGCAAGATCCTAATATCAGAGAGAGGGTTTTGAATATTAAtgcttttcttaattttgaagttacaaaaaaagaaatctatgAAGGAGATGCCAAAGATTTCTTCTGAAACAACAAGAACTTCTCATCCTTAACTTGCTAGTTAGAATCTCGAAAGGAAACGGTAACaaccaagcccaccactagcatatattgatctcacatcggtgggggaggagaacgaaacaccctttataagggtgtggaaacctctccctacaagacgcgttttaaagtcttgaggggaagcccgaaagggaaaacccaaagaggacaatatctgttagcagtgggcttggcccattacaaattgtatcaaagctagacaccaggcgatgtgccagcaaggagacTGTTcccgaaagggggtagacacgagacggtgtgctggtctcgaagggggtggatttggtgggggtcccacatcgatgggagaaaggaatgagtgcaagcgaggacgctgggccctgaaggggggtggattgtgagatcccatatcagttggagaggaaaacgaaacaccctctataagagggtgtggaaacctctccctacaagacgcgttttaaagccttgaggggaagtccgaaagggaaagtccaaaaaaggataatatctgctagtagtgggcttggaccgttacaaatggtatcagagccagacaccgggtgatgtgccagcaaggaggctaggctgttccccgaaagagagtagacacaaggcggtgtgccagcaaggacgctggcctcgAATGGGggtgggattgtgagatcccacatcggttggagaggagaacaaaacaccctttataagggtgtggaaacctctctctagcaaacgcgtattaaaaaccttgagggtaagcccgaaagggaaagcccaaagaggacaatatgtgctagcggtgggcttgggccattacactcagttttaaaacggtagagatttccacat is a window from the Cucurbita pepo subsp. pepo cultivar mu-cu-16 chromosome LG07, ASM280686v2, whole genome shotgun sequence genome containing:
- the LOC111798684 gene encoding nitrate regulatory gene2 protein-like, producing MGCSMSKLEDEEAVKLCKDRKNFIKQAVEQRRRLACGHLAYIQSLKRVSTALREYVDGYEPRELLLDSFITPPFTPVKKTSPGLISITPRSFPQLPIESKPNRVVKVNYLRSGGNGAVSVEERPQSPEIVRVQSYSPMHQYGFDGFFPMQSPPMNSSFFSYSPNNRPNIPPPSPTPESSQWDFFWNPFSSLDNYGYPSNNGLDHMAMDDEIRGLRQVREEEGIPELEEDETEQEDDGNSYRWEDNSNRVNTMDDRTRTGQSCCREEVLVEDVDEDEEDEDEDEDEDENEDEMNHESEMGHELQGIRSRGNGKIDVSRVQNAGPVASTSQESAVVDLESKDETPGFTVYVNRKPTNMAEVIKEIEAQFMTVCNSANEVSALLEARKAPYMTTSNELTAMKMLNPVALFRSASSRSSSSRFLISSSATKDESGYESTDDISEESSSFSPGHQSTLDRLYAWEKKLYQEVRSGEKIRIAYEKKCNQLRNQDVKGEDPSSVEKTRSTMRDLHTQIKVSIHSVEAVAKRIETLRDEELQPQLQELVQGLARMWKVMAECHQLQKLALDEAKLLLAGIPSKLDARKLSSSRVIEPNWLARASANLETELRNWRSCFESWIGSQRSYMHAITGWLLRCVNSDSSDVTKPPFSPRRSNASALPIFGVCIQWKRVLDEIQEKPVLDGLDFFAAGMGSLHAQQQQRDDAHRIQVGSQSSGGAEGSSGNMEMVEFGKVEDEMSAEKMAEVAIRVLCAGLSFAVSSLTEFAISSADGYSDLLKQRTKGDDSHNRV
- the LOC111798687 gene encoding 60S acidic ribosomal protein P3 — translated: MGVFTFVCRKSGGEWTANQYSGDLEGSAASTYDLQRKLVASALSVDSSGGVQSSFSYVSPSSAVFQVIIGGASGGGIISGGAAAAAPAGGAAPAAEAPAPAKEEVKEESDDDDLGFSLFD